The following proteins are co-located in the Telopea speciosissima isolate NSW1024214 ecotype Mountain lineage chromosome 9, Tspe_v1, whole genome shotgun sequence genome:
- the LOC122639915 gene encoding serine/threonine/tyrosine-protein kinase HT1: MDEESSSWLRRAKFSHTVYHRLDSARLRSVPLYFHSDLDSRLSSRSAIQQQDRDSILNLTSTTQRDRDLRLKSRHSMQQERGSQLNLGLNRDSVHTEQLQRNPTTRSLSPLPDTNLSDSFKEAQSEKRRFSTPGPRRKEPDRKIPGKIFFRDSHRTRASDSTSSSTSISDKLNSRRESSWTKYFDHGGGRVTAVETAADEFKVDLSQLFYGLKFAIGAHSRIYHGIYKDEPVAMKILSPPDDDENGAIAARLEKQFTREVTHLSHLHHQNVIKLVAAFKDPSAFCVITKYISGGSFRAFLHKLEHKSLPLEKLIAIALEIARGMEYIHSQGVIHRDLKPENILLDEDFHVKIADFGIACEEAYCDTLVEDQGTFRWMAPELIKQKAYGRKVDVYSFGLILWEMVAGTIPYEGMIPAQVAYAVVNKNLRPIIPPNCLPVVQALIEQCWALQPEKRPEFWQIVKVLEQFESSLTSDGTLNLVPDSTCQDHKKGLLHWIQKLSPVHPDGLPLPKPKFV; encoded by the exons ATGGACGAAGAGTCAAGCTCATGGTTGAGGAGGGCTAAGTTTTCTCACACCGTTTATCATAGATTGGATTCTGCGAGACTGCGTTCTGTTCCATTATACTTTCATTCGGATCTAGATTCGAGATTGAGTTCGAGGTCGGCCATTCAACAACAGGATCGTGATTCCATATTGAATTTGACGTCAACCACTCAAAGGGATCGTGATCTCAGGTTGAAATCGAGGCATTCCATGCAACAGGAACGCGGTTCGCAGTTAAATTTGGGGCTTAATCGTGATTCTGTGCATACCGAACAGTTGCAACGTAATCCGACCaccagatctttatctcctctgCCTGACACTAATCTCTCGGATTCATTTAAGGAAGCTCAATCTGAGAAGAGGAGATTTTCCACTCCAGGCCCTCGAAGAAAAGAACCCGATAGGAAGATTCCCGGGAAGATTTTCTTTAGAGATTCTCATCGTACTCGGGCATCGGATTCTACGTCGTCGTCAACTTCGATTTCTGATAAATTGAATAGCCGAAGGGAGTCATCATGGACGAAGTACTTTGATCATGGAGGAGGAAGGGTCACTGCGGTGGAAACTGCTGCAGATGAATTCAAGGTTGATCTCTCTCAGTTGTTCTATGGGCTTAAGTTTGCCATCGGAGCTCACAGTCGAATTTACCATGGAATTTATAAAGATGAACCTGTTGCGATGAAGATTCTTAGCCCACCTGATGACGACGAAAATGGAGCCATAGCGGCTCGGCTGGAGAAGCAGTTCACTAGAGAAGTTACTCATCTGTCTCATCTCCACCATCAAAATGTGATCAAG TTGGTAGCGGCATTTAAAGACCCGTCAGCCTTTTGTGTGATCACCAAATATATTTCAGGGGGATCTTTTAGGGCATTTTTACACAAACTTGAGCACAAATCTCTTCCCTTAGAAAAACTGATAGCTATTGCTCTAGAGATTGCTCGAGGAATGGAATACATTCACTCGCAAGGTGTCATCCATCGTGACCTCAAACCAGAGAATATTCTCCTTGATGAAGACTTTCACGTGAAGATTGCTGATTTTGGAATAGCCTGTGAGGAGGCATACTGTGATACCTTGGTGGAGGACCAGGGGACTTTTCGCTGGATGGCACCAGAGTTGATCAAACAGAAGGCCTATGGACGGAAGGTCGACGTCTACAGTTTTGGACTCATCCTGTGGGAGATGGTAGCTGGGACGATTCCTTACGAGGGAATGATACCTGCTCAGGTAGCTTATGCTGTTGTGAATAAG AACTTGAGACCCATTATTCCACCAAACTGTCTGCCTGTCGTTCAAGCATTAATTGAGCAATGTTGGGCTTTGCAACCAGAGAAGAGGCCTGAGTTTTGGCAGATTGTAAAGGTATTAGAGCAGTTTGAGTCTTCACTCACTAGTGATGGTACTCTTAACCTAGTTCCGGACTCTACTTGCCAAGATCATAAGAAGGGGCTTCTTCATTGGATCCAAAAGCTTAGTCCTGTGCATCCTGATGGTTTGCCCTTGCCTAAACCCAAATTCGTTTAA